Proteins from a single region of Fischerella sp. PCC 9605:
- a CDS encoding GUN4 domain-containing protein, producing MSEQDKLLSNVGVDYTPLRDLLVAGQWQKADEETGAVMLKIARRVKDGWLREEDFTEFPCLDLETIDRLWVKYSQGRFGFSVQSRIWESVGQDYAKFGDVVGWQLGSSFDWAS from the coding sequence ATGTCTGAACAAGATAAACTACTCTCAAATGTAGGTGTGGACTACACCCCGTTACGCGACCTACTAGTAGCAGGGCAGTGGCAAAAAGCTGATGAAGAAACTGGGGCAGTGATGCTAAAAATAGCTCGTCGCGTTAAAGACGGTTGGCTTAGGGAGGAAGACTTTACAGAATTCCCCTGTCTAGACCTAGAGACGATAGATAGGTTGTGGGTAAAGTACAGTCAGGGACGTTTTGGATTCTCCGTGCAGAGCCGTATTTGGGAAAGCGTAGGACAAGATTATGCAAAATTTGGCGATGTTGTAGGGTGGCAGTTAGGCAGCTCTTTTGATTGGGCATCTTGA
- a CDS encoding DUF5674 family protein, whose amino-acid sequence MVLIIRVRATKEQLDEMLQMWGVFIKIVVDIEREILAGGAERHYECEQELLKDGSRQKDLWGADWCPYTREIVFESIINIRPSQNNRTMIIESPIIREKITKITERLLGEL is encoded by the coding sequence TTGGTTTTAATAATTCGCGTTCGAGCTACAAAAGAACAATTAGATGAAATGTTGCAAATGTGGGGAGTATTTATCAAAATAGTCGTGGATATCGAGCGCGAAATTCTAGCTGGTGGAGCAGAACGTCACTATGAATGCGAACAAGAGTTGTTGAAAGATGGCAGCAGACAAAAAGACCTTTGGGGTGCTGATTGGTGTCCTTACACGCGGGAAATAGTTTTTGAATCGATTATTAATATTCGCCCCAGTCAAAATAATCGTACAATGATAATTGAATCCCCCATCATTAGAGAAAAAATTACCAAGATTACCGAGCGATTGCTAGGAGAATTGTAA
- a CDS encoding pentapeptide repeat-containing protein, with amino-acid sequence MANEEHLAILKQGVEVWNEWRRCQENNALNILIVSPANIPLREVIWGNEFQKLIEVNLTEANLQGADLRGAMLGSYRHLMHLLKERGLGSGDILELRNSMVHLEKADLSNADLRGTDLHRAKLNGANLNKADLSGADLSGAILDGAELVGAKFNDADLSKASLRNAKLIGLPAWVVQSPEFIEKHGKSVGFFKAHLSGAKLDEVDLSGARLNGLDLQGVDFSKAKSLSKVEFVKADLSRANLRKVDLREANLRGANLIEADLSGAKLNKVDLSRANRSKILGSIFSLAGESLNAADIREANLRGAILKGVNLSWMDLTGINLSEADLSGAKLIRTQALNTNFYKAVLTGACIEDWHTNSTTSLDGVICDYIYLRDNQQERRPGSGNFAPGEFTKLFQKSLETLDLIFRNGIDWDAFAYSFKKVEVENQGAQLDVQSIEKKGDGILVVRVAVSPDADKAKIHGDFMQGYEFAHKVLEAQYQARLEDKDKVINQLFSTINQQNKQLAETSGKVTIYYQPDSQFAGGIVDANTVNAEQIGGNIQNTDN; translated from the coding sequence ATGGCAAATGAAGAACATCTGGCAATACTTAAGCAAGGAGTGGAGGTTTGGAATGAGTGGAGACGATGCCAAGAAAATAATGCTTTGAACATACTCATAGTTAGTCCTGCTAATATTCCGCTTAGAGAGGTAATCTGGGGAAATGAGTTCCAAAAGCTAATTGAAGTAAACCTTACAGAGGCGAACCTTCAAGGAGCTGACCTTAGAGGTGCAATGCTTGGGTCATACCGTCATTTAATGCACCTCCTTAAAGAAAGAGGTCTCGGCAGCGGAGACATCCTTGAGTTAAGGAACAGCATGGTACACCTAGAGAAGGCTGATTTGAGCAATGCAGACCTGAGGGGAACTGATCTGCACAGGGCGAAGCTCAATGGAGCTAATCTCAACAAAGCGGACCTTAGCGGAGCAGACCTTAGTGGGGCCATCCTCGATGGAGCAGAACTCGTCGGTGCAAAATTCAACGATGCAGACCTTAGTAAAGCTAGCCTTCGCAATGCGAAACTAATTGGGCTACCCGCATGGGTGGTACAAAGCCCAGAATTCATAGAGAAACATGGGAAATCTGTGGGCTTTTTTAAAGCCCACCTCAGTGGGGCAAAACTTGATGAGGTGGATCTCTCTGGAGCAAGGCTTAACGGCTTAGATCTCCAGGGGGTAGACTTCAGCAAAGCGAAAAGTTTAAGCAAAGTAGAGTTTGTAAAGGCTGACCTAAGTAGAGCAAATCTTAGAAAGGTGGACTTAAGGGAGGCGAACCTTCGGGGAGCAAATCTAATAGAGGCCGATCTCAGTGGAGCAAAACTTAATAAGGTAGATCTCTCCCGAGCTAACCGCAGCAAAATCCTCGGAAGTATATTCAGCTTAGCTGGCGAAAGTCTCAATGCAGCAGATATCCGGGAAGCAAACCTGAGGGGAGCAATATTGAAGGGAGTAAACCTCAGTTGGATGGACCTTACAGGCATAAATCTCAGCGAGGCTGACCTGAGCGGGGCAAAACTAATTAGAACTCAAGCACTTAACACCAACTTTTACAAGGCAGTATTAACCGGAGCCTGTATAGAGGATTGGCATACTAATAGTACTACCAGCCTTGATGGCGTAATTTGTGACTATATTTATCTGCGAGACAATCAACAAGAACGCCGTCCTGGTAGTGGAAACTTTGCACCAGGAGAGTTTACTAAATTATTTCAAAAATCATTAGAAACTTTAGACCTAATTTTCCGCAACGGCATAGACTGGGACGCTTTTGCATACTCTTTCAAAAAAGTAGAAGTCGAAAACCAAGGCGCTCAACTGGATGTTCAAAGCATTGAAAAGAAAGGCGATGGCATTCTTGTAGTCAGGGTTGCTGTTTCTCCTGATGCTGATAAGGCGAAGATACATGGTGACTTCATGCAAGGCTATGAATTTGCACACAAAGTATTAGAAGCACAATATCAAGCCAGACTTGAGGATAAAGATAAAGTAATTAATCAGTTATTTTCTACAATTAATCAACAAAATAAACAACTAGCAGAAACATCTGGAAAAGTCACTATTTATTACCAACCTGATTCCCAGTTTGCTGGGGGCATTGTAGATGCTAACACAGTCAACGCAGAGCAGATTGGCGGTAATATTCAAAACACTGACAACTAA
- a CDS encoding RNA-binding S4 domain-containing protein → MIKLDQFLKLLGIASTGGQAKLMIIDGDVKVNGTVETRRGRKLTEDDQVTVGGQTFKVGDVTHSNN, encoded by the coding sequence ATGATTAAACTCGACCAGTTTTTAAAGTTGCTGGGTATAGCCTCAACTGGAGGGCAAGCCAAACTGATGATTATTGATGGTGATGTAAAAGTCAATGGTACAGTTGAAACCCGACGAGGAAGGAAATTAACTGAAGACGACCAAGTAACAGTAGGAGGGCAAACTTTCAAGGTTGGGGATGTAACACATAGTAACAATTAA
- a CDS encoding thiol-disulfide oxidoreductase DCC family protein has translation MSSSQTQSYSSDGFLNQKYAAPPSWKIKLLYDGQCPLCLREVNFLKNRDAGRGLVAFVDIAADDYNPQAHGDVDYETAMGRIHAVLPDGTLVKNVEVFRRTYEALGMGWVYAATKLPVIDAIADFLYGIWADWRLFLTGRPDLATIVQERSSRLACKTQSRCRLTHGDD, from the coding sequence ATGTCTTCATCACAGACCCAATCTTACAGTTCTGATGGCTTCCTCAACCAGAAGTATGCTGCTCCACCGTCATGGAAAATCAAACTGCTGTATGACGGTCAATGTCCCTTGTGTCTGCGTGAGGTTAACTTTTTGAAGAACCGAGACGCGGGTCGAGGGCTGGTGGCGTTTGTAGATATTGCCGCTGATGACTACAATCCCCAAGCGCACGGCGATGTTGACTATGAAACTGCAATGGGGCGTATTCATGCTGTGTTGCCAGACGGAACGTTAGTTAAAAATGTCGAGGTGTTTCGCCGCACCTACGAAGCACTTGGAATGGGCTGGGTCTATGCTGCAACTAAGTTACCAGTTATCGATGCTATTGCCGACTTCCTATATGGGATTTGGGCAGATTGGCGACTTTTCCTGACAGGACGACCAGATTTAGCAACTATTGTGCAAGAGCGTTCTTCTCGACTTGCTTGCAAGACCCAAAGTCGTTGTCGCTTAACTCATGGAGATGATTAA
- a CDS encoding recombinase family protein gives MGFMIPSSANGRLLLGLKGQISEVELHTIRSRLSAGILSKARRGELALTLPVGLVRDELGVVQKDPNREVINRINLVFEIFGQRKSASKVLQTFNSEGLLLPRRNRFGDIFWRKPSVASIISILKNPAYAGAFVYGRTRTLKRGLVSNQPQQKQLPMAEWKIRVNDVYPAYISWQTYERNQAQLMDNYAEYDRNKTRGIPRPGAALLHGIVYCGECGHKMVVQYKGATRYICNSLRQQQYRVPVCQYIPADAIDEYVVNAFLEALSVVELDAYHKAVKTQQQSQETVERAHSQQIQRLQYQVALAERQFNRVDPDNRLVAAELEQRWENALRELKLSPRKLCSTSAASNSRSPTKRTQNCFY, from the coding sequence ATGGGGTTTATGATCCCAAGTAGTGCCAATGGTCGATTATTGTTGGGACTCAAAGGACAAATTTCCGAAGTAGAGTTGCATACGATTCGTTCCCGCTTAAGTGCTGGGATTCTTAGCAAAGCCAGGCGTGGTGAACTGGCACTCACCTTACCTGTGGGTTTGGTTCGTGATGAACTGGGAGTGGTGCAGAAAGACCCAAATCGTGAGGTGATTAACCGAATTAACTTAGTGTTTGAGATTTTTGGGCAACGTAAGTCAGCTTCCAAAGTGTTGCAGACGTTCAACAGTGAAGGGCTGTTGCTTCCACGGAGAAATCGCTTTGGTGATATTTTCTGGCGCAAGCCTAGCGTGGCAAGTATCATCTCAATTCTGAAAAATCCTGCCTACGCTGGTGCATTTGTATATGGACGTACACGTACTCTCAAACGTGGTTTGGTTTCAAATCAGCCACAACAAAAGCAATTGCCAATGGCCGAATGGAAAATCCGAGTCAATGACGTATATCCAGCTTACATCAGTTGGCAAACCTACGAGCGTAATCAGGCACAGCTTATGGATAATTATGCTGAGTATGACCGCAATAAAACTCGTGGTATCCCTCGCCCTGGTGCAGCATTACTGCATGGGATAGTTTACTGTGGTGAATGTGGTCACAAGATGGTTGTCCAGTACAAAGGCGCAACCCGCTATATTTGTAACTCCTTACGGCAGCAGCAGTATCGTGTGCCTGTTTGTCAGTATATTCCTGCTGATGCAATTGATGAGTACGTAGTCAATGCCTTTTTAGAAGCTTTGTCAGTTGTAGAGCTAGATGCTTATCACAAAGCTGTCAAAACCCAACAGCAGTCTCAAGAGACAGTGGAACGAGCGCACTCTCAACAAATACAACGTTTACAGTATCAAGTAGCACTAGCAGAAAGACAGTTTAACCGGGTTGACCCGGATAACCGATTGGTAGCGGCCGAACTAGAACAGCGTTGGGAAAACGCTTTACGCGAACTAAAACTTTCGCCAAGAAAACTATGCTCAACGTCAGCAGCCTCAAACAGTAGATCACCTACCAAAAGAACTCAAAACTGCTTTTATTAA
- a CDS encoding alpha/beta fold hydrolase: protein MLPNFLPSQVNQLKDSEAIAFVESIERIALATYLSQQPILTTYIHKGWGGTPILLLHGFDSSILEFRLLLPLLAAQNETWAVDLLGFGFTQRQKEIKYSPTVIKIHLYEFWTTLINQPIVLVGASMGGATAIDFTLTYPEVVKSLVLINSLGYTCAPTFVQYLFPPFDFLAVEYLRQRHILALNVGSILANLDTKILLAIQCAMLHQEMPLWHDAMISYVKTGGYSDLANRIAQVDKPTLILWGEADDMLPPEDAEKFQQDIANSKLIKLNNCGHAPQLEQPQITSQKILQFLNHHNF from the coding sequence ATGCTTCCCAATTTTCTTCCATCACAAGTTAATCAACTCAAAGACTCAGAGGCGATCGCTTTCGTTGAAAGTATTGAAAGAATTGCCCTTGCAACTTACCTCAGCCAACAGCCAATTCTCACAACCTACATTCACAAAGGTTGGGGAGGAACACCGATTCTGCTGCTGCACGGCTTCGACAGTTCCATCCTAGAGTTCCGTCTTCTGTTGCCATTACTTGCCGCTCAAAATGAAACATGGGCAGTAGATTTGTTAGGTTTTGGCTTTACACAAAGGCAAAAAGAAATCAAATACAGCCCAACTGTCATCAAAATTCACCTTTACGAATTTTGGACAACTTTAATCAACCAACCGATCGTACTAGTAGGTGCATCAATGGGAGGTGCAACTGCAATTGACTTTACTCTCACTTATCCTGAAGTTGTCAAATCGCTAGTATTGATTAATAGTTTGGGTTACACTTGTGCTCCCACCTTTGTTCAATACTTGTTTCCTCCTTTTGACTTTTTGGCTGTAGAATATCTACGTCAACGCCACATTTTGGCATTAAATGTAGGCAGTATTTTAGCTAATTTAGATACAAAAATCCTTTTGGCTATTCAGTGCGCGATGCTACACCAAGAAATGCCGCTTTGGCATGATGCCATGATTTCCTATGTCAAAACTGGTGGTTATAGTGACTTGGCAAATAGAATTGCCCAAGTTGACAAACCAACACTGATTTTATGGGGAGAAGCTGATGATATGCTCCCACCTGAAGATGCAGAAAAATTTCAACAAGACATTGCCAATTCTAAGCTCATCAAGCTTAACAATTGCGGTCACGCGCCCCAACTTGAACAGCCACAAATAACATCTCAAAAGATTTTGCAGTTTTTGAATCATCACAATTTTTAA
- a CDS encoding dodecin family protein: MSVAKVIEIVASSEKNFDDAVQQGLAEAALTLRGISALEITNWTADVENNQIVRYKVTMHIAFKVEHHTTTP, encoded by the coding sequence ATGTCAGTCGCTAAAGTAATCGAGATTGTAGCTTCTTCCGAAAAAAACTTTGATGATGCAGTGCAACAGGGTTTAGCAGAAGCGGCGCTGACGTTGCGTGGCATTAGCGCTCTTGAGATAACTAACTGGACTGCTGATGTCGAGAACAATCAGATTGTGCGCTACAAGGTGACGATGCACATTGCTTTTAAGGTCGAACATCATACGACAACCCCCTGA
- a CDS encoding helix-turn-helix domain-containing protein has product MQNFVSVDGLDLHWRLFDEMMNRFNLSVNETAKAAGISRVVLSRFRHGKADLGAAKLIALLLVVPQEARMWYLSELFGVIPSHSLRSMIAQAPPEEQAEVLRLMADLFVSNNRTTANTAELAKAV; this is encoded by the coding sequence ATGCAAAATTTTGTATCAGTAGACGGGCTGGATCTACATTGGCGGTTGTTCGACGAGATGATGAACCGCTTCAATTTGAGTGTGAATGAAACAGCTAAGGCTGCTGGAATTTCAAGAGTTGTGCTTTCCCGGTTTCGGCATGGTAAAGCAGATTTGGGAGCGGCAAAACTCATAGCGCTTTTGCTAGTTGTGCCACAAGAAGCTAGGATGTGGTATTTGTCTGAGCTATTTGGCGTTATCCCAAGTCACAGCTTGCGTTCGATGATTGCCCAAGCCCCTCCAGAAGAACAAGCTGAAGTCCTACGTCTAATGGCTGATTTGTTCGTGAGCAACAACCGCACAACTGCGAATACAGCAGAGTTAGCCAAAGCAGTATGA
- a CDS encoding recombinase family protein: MRLQYALRQRAIELGWSDNNIEVIDTDLGITAASAEQRPGFKELLAQVTLGLVGIILSYDVTRLSRNCSDWYPLLDLCGYRGLFDC, from the coding sequence TTGCGTCTGCAATACGCTCTGCGTCAGCGAGCTATAGAACTGGGCTGGTCGGATAATAACATTGAGGTAATTGACACTGATCTAGGTATTACCGCCGCCAGCGCAGAACAGCGACCAGGCTTTAAAGAACTGTTAGCCCAGGTAACTTTAGGATTAGTAGGGATTATCCTCTCTTATGATGTTACTCGCCTGTCACGTAATTGCTCAGATTGGTATCCCTTGCTGGACTTGTGTGGTTACAGAGGGTTGTTTGATTGCTGA
- a CDS encoding DNA cytosine methyltransferase gives MLTQIDLCSGVGAGFPLAGLITGGFKLRFLCEIDEFCCDRLRDRFPGVTIYPNVRELWLEHGAADLITASPPCPPFSVEGKRLGSADKRDCIPAVLRQIRRVQPKFAVIENVPGLLSAPFIPGAEPGTYFRQMLRELYASGYDAEWVVVPTAQYGTLWQGERLLLVATSRSLKLEWERTAPWHDQIRGESEEAGDIAEKRSLQSRLARTTVRNASGVDIAPGVPSGNSITRARRAALGNCLDPRLASIALRRVLYLSQLWRSTVKSG, from the coding sequence ATGCTCACTCAAATTGATTTGTGCAGCGGGGTTGGCGCAGGTTTCCCCTTGGCAGGACTTATCACCGGAGGATTCAAACTGCGCTTCCTCTGCGAAATCGACGAATTCTGCTGCGACCGACTGCGCGATCGCTTCCCCGGTGTCACCATCTACCCAAACGTGCGAGAACTCTGGCTTGAGCATGGAGCAGCCGACCTCATCACAGCTTCGCCACCATGCCCCCCATTCTCAGTTGAAGGAAAACGTTTGGGAAGCGCAGACAAGCGAGACTGCATCCCAGCCGTCTTGCGACAAATCAGACGAGTCCAGCCCAAGTTTGCAGTCATCGAAAACGTGCCTGGATTGTTATCAGCCCCTTTTATTCCCGGAGCCGAACCCGGCACATATTTTCGGCAGATGCTCAGGGAGCTTTATGCAAGTGGGTACGATGCGGAGTGGGTTGTTGTCCCAACAGCCCAGTACGGAACTCTTTGGCAAGGAGAAAGGCTCTTGCTTGTTGCCACGTCCCGGAGCCTTAAGTTGGAGTGGGAACGGACGGCCCCCTGGCACGACCAAATCAGAGGCGAAAGCGAAGAAGCTGGGGATATTGCAGAAAAACGAAGTCTTCAATCCCGATTGGCTAGAACTACAGTTCGGAATGCCAGTGGGGTGGACATCGCCCCAGGAGTGCCGAGCGGCAACTCAATTACTCGCGCTCGTCGAGCCGCCCTCGGAAATTGCCTCGACCCCAGACTCGCTTCCATTGCCCTTAGAAGAGTCTTGTACCTGTCCCAGTTGTGGAGAAGCACTGTTAAATCTGGTTGA
- a CDS encoding DUF5674 family protein, which translates to MIIIIRTRATPEQIEQMLLEHKFYIKLAVDIERRILTGGGEMHFDCEQVLLEDGSRQVNIWGANFMPINQKITYDSLINIRPRQNRSMEILDATIREIVSQIIEELLGNV; encoded by the coding sequence TTGATTATTATAATACGCACTCGTGCCACCCCAGAACAAATAGAACAGATGCTCCTGGAGCATAAATTTTATATTAAACTTGCGGTTGACATCGAACGCCGTATCCTTACCGGGGGCGGTGAAATGCATTTTGACTGCGAACAGGTATTACTTGAGGATGGCAGCAGGCAAGTAAATATCTGGGGTGCAAACTTTATGCCTATTAATCAAAAAATTACTTATGATTCTCTAATCAATATTCGCCCTCGCCAAAACCGTTCAATGGAAATTTTAGACGCTACGATTAGAGAAATTGTTAGCCAAATTATCGAAGAGTTGCTAGGTAACGTATGA
- a CDS encoding pentapeptide repeat-containing protein, translating into MPLDFSGQNLRGRSFEGRKDLEGANFSRADIRGADFTNANLRDANFSYAKAGLQCWSTAFLIAVLLFLSGLAGYASGITGVISSEVLFSPTRLNSSVGGLISSMMLAGFFIAAVRKGFTAALVVVAGIVAGSVAILGAVLGTVFGSEGINAIVQAAWSVAGLGAWSLAGIFTGALTVFGSTFVAMAWVLAAFETVVWVSAMAAAVVIFSRVFEQTALAWPVTAAVAMAITLLGIYTGWRTLAEEEKFISVRQIAVAFAATGGTSFPGADLTDAHFTAATLKNTDLRKANITRTRWHQAKKLDLARVGKTYLDKSQVRQLVITGVGQDKNFDGLNLRGVNLRGANLVDASFIGANLSEANLQDADLSRAKLKQTQLDGTDLTGATLTGAFIEDWGITSDTKFDGVRCEYVYMRLPTKENPNPLRKPDNLQEVFADGEFGDFIKPIVDTLDLYHNQGVDPRAIAIAFKRLAENNPNAELEIVAMEKRGQDKFLLRAKTAETANKSELSAEYFETYNQLKGLPEGELRALIAEKNIQIRRLTNMVMTALERPSFYTENRTINMSSGNYNEDIQGDYVEGDSLERQQSTE; encoded by the coding sequence ATGCCCCTGGACTTCTCTGGACAAAATCTCCGTGGCCGCTCTTTCGAGGGTAGGAAAGACCTTGAGGGTGCAAACTTCAGTCGTGCGGACATCCGAGGTGCAGATTTTACTAACGCTAACCTGAGAGATGCAAACTTTAGCTATGCTAAGGCTGGACTACAGTGCTGGTCAACTGCTTTTCTAATAGCAGTCTTACTCTTCCTCTCAGGATTAGCGGGATATGCATCTGGGATAACTGGTGTTATTTCCTCAGAAGTCCTCTTCAGTCCTACACGTCTTAACAGCAGTGTCGGTGGTTTAATTAGCTCTATGATGCTAGCAGGTTTCTTCATTGCCGCTGTCCGGAAAGGATTTACAGCAGCTCTGGTAGTTGTGGCTGGGATTGTAGCTGGGAGCGTGGCTATACTTGGCGCTGTGCTTGGTACTGTGTTTGGAAGTGAGGGTATTAATGCAATTGTTCAGGCAGCTTGGAGTGTAGCTGGGCTTGGGGCTTGGTCTTTAGCTGGAATTTTTACTGGGGCTTTGACTGTATTTGGATCTACCTTTGTAGCTATGGCTTGGGTCTTGGCTGCGTTTGAGACTGTGGTTTGGGTTTCGGCTATGGCAGCGGCTGTGGTAATATTCAGCCGTGTGTTTGAGCAAACGGCTTTAGCTTGGCCTGTAACAGCTGCGGTGGCAATGGCTATAACGTTGTTAGGTATTTACACTGGTTGGCGAACCCTAGCTGAAGAAGAAAAGTTTATCTCGGTGCGACAGATTGCGGTTGCCTTTGCTGCTACTGGTGGCACCAGTTTTCCTGGTGCTGATTTAACAGATGCTCATTTCACTGCTGCAACCCTCAAGAACACAGATTTGAGAAAGGCTAATATAACTCGCACCCGCTGGCATCAAGCCAAAAAGCTTGACCTAGCTCGTGTTGGAAAAACTTATCTTGACAAATCACAAGTGCGGCAACTTGTAATAACTGGAGTTGGGCAAGACAAAAACTTTGATGGTTTGAACCTACGTGGAGTAAATCTGCGAGGAGCAAACCTAGTTGATGCCAGCTTTATTGGCGCAAATCTGAGTGAAGCCAATTTGCAAGACGCTGATTTATCCAGAGCAAAGCTGAAGCAAACTCAGCTAGACGGAACTGATTTAACAGGTGCTACTCTCACCGGAGCCTTTATTGAAGACTGGGGTATTACCAGTGATACTAAGTTTGATGGAGTAAGGTGTGAGTACGTTTATATGCGACTCCCCACTAAAGAAAACCCAAACCCCCTTCGCAAACCGGACAATCTACAAGAAGTTTTTGCAGATGGGGAGTTTGGAGATTTCATCAAACCAATTGTTGATACCCTCGACCTCTACCACAACCAGGGCGTTGACCCTCGTGCGATTGCGATCGCCTTTAAACGACTAGCAGAAAATAATCCAAATGCTGAACTAGAAATTGTGGCAATGGAAAAACGGGGTCAGGATAAGTTTTTACTTAGAGCCAAGACAGCAGAAACTGCTAATAAGTCTGAACTCAGTGCAGAATACTTTGAAACTTACAATCAGCTTAAAGGCTTACCAGAGGGAGAACTAAGAGCATTAATAGCAGAAAAAAATATACAAATTCGTAGACTAACAAATATGGTAATGACGGCGTTAGAGCGCCCTAGTTTTTACACAGAAAATCGCACCATAAATATGAGTAGCGGTAATTACAACGAGGATATTCAAGGCGATTATGTAGAGGGAGATTCTTTAGAAAGACAGCAATCAACTGAATAA
- a CDS encoding CHAT domain-containing protein, with translation MKKILILSANPKDTNKLRLDEEVREIQAALERSRAREEFELITRWAVRIDDLRRALLDNEPQIVHFSGHATKNNGVDSKNNYEQHQRNAVRLNSQSGGIALENNSGQMQLVSTNSLATLFELCKDTIECVLLNACYSEAQAEAIYQHIDCVIGMERAITDKAAINFSVAFYDALGAGRNYKDAFEFGRNNIDLNGIPESLTPKIKIRNNSKTLFISNSKEKKAKMAGDRTINMGSGNYNERIEGDYIQGNQNQQNMKNKTSNFDLKGAQFAGGLVDAETVNANQIGGNITNYTPEQRQNLVEAAKEIEALLQHLQQTYPTTTSAEKMTVVAKAVDEIEKNPTLKARVIGALKSGGTEALKELVDHPLINILLASIEGWQEAV, from the coding sequence ATGAAAAAGATTTTAATATTATCAGCTAATCCAAAAGATACAAATAAGCTCCGTTTAGATGAGGAAGTGCGGGAAATCCAAGCTGCATTGGAGCGTTCGAGAGCGAGAGAAGAATTTGAATTAATTACGAGGTGGGCAGTTCGCATTGATGATTTGCGTCGTGCTTTATTAGATAACGAACCACAAATTGTACATTTTTCTGGTCACGCTACAAAAAATAATGGTGTAGATTCAAAGAATAATTATGAGCAGCATCAGCGCAATGCTGTCCGTTTAAATTCTCAATCAGGTGGCATAGCTTTAGAAAATAACTCTGGTCAAATGCAACTAGTTAGTACAAACTCACTAGCAACCCTATTTGAGTTATGTAAAGACACTATTGAATGTGTACTACTTAATGCTTGCTACTCTGAGGCTCAGGCTGAGGCAATATATCAGCATATTGACTGTGTTATTGGCATGGAACGCGCTATCACAGATAAAGCTGCTATTAATTTCTCTGTAGCATTTTATGACGCTCTTGGTGCAGGAAGAAACTATAAAGATGCTTTTGAGTTTGGTCGTAATAATATTGACCTTAATGGGATACCAGAGTCTTTAACTCCAAAGATAAAAATTAGAAATAATTCTAAAACTTTATTCATATCTAATTCCAAGGAGAAAAAAGCAAAAATGGCTGGCGATCGCACTATTAATATGGGTAGCGGTAATTACAACGAGCGTATTGAAGGTGACTATATACAAGGAAATCAGAATCAACAGAATATGAAAAATAAAACTTCTAATTTTGATTTAAAAGGCGCTCAATTTGCAGGTGGTCTTGTAGACGCAGAGACGGTTAACGCAAACCAAATAGGTGGAAATATAACTAACTACACGCCTGAACAAAGACAAAACCTTGTAGAAGCTGCCAAAGAAATTGAAGCCCTCCTACAACACCTGCAACAGACTTACCCCACTACGACTAGTGCTGAAAAAATGACAGTTGTGGCTAAGGCTGTTGATGAAATTGAAAAGAACCCAACCCTAAAAGCACGAGTTATTGGTGCGCTTAAGTCAGGGGGAACAGAGGCGTTGAAGGAGTTAGTTGATCATCCTTTAATTAATATCCTGTTGGCTTCTATAGAAGGCTGGCAGGAAGCGGTGTAG